CGCTGCACACCGAAGCAAAAACCTCCTGCAACAGCTGCCAGGCGCGTAAAGGCTGTGGCAGCCATATGCTGAATAAGCTCGGTCCGAAGAATGCCCACGTGATGCAGATCGCCAGCAGCAAGCCGCTGCAGCCGGGACAGCGCATCGAATTAGGCATCAAAGAGAGCAGCCTGCTCGGTTCGGCGCTGCTGGTCTACATGACGCCGCTGTCTGGCCTGTTCGTGGTCGCCGGTCTGTTTCAGTCGCTGTTCAATAGCGATCTGGCTGCGGCCTGCGGTGCGCTGCTGGGCGGCATCGGCGGGTTTATTGTCGCGAAAGGCGTTTCAATGAAATTCGGCGATCGCGAAGCTTTTCAGCCGGTCATTCTGAGCATTGCCTTGCCCCCTGATGCGCTGCGTGTTGAAAGCGAAGCGTAACGTACGTCCAGGCCGCGCATCCCGCGGCCTTTGTCCATTCTGCCTTGCGCAGATATCTGTTTCGCTTCCACCACGTTCCATTCTTTTATGCGCGGCGTTAACAGTGTAATATGCGTCGTCATTAATGAGGCTGACAGGATTGTGGGTAAAGAGCGATCTTCCTGAATGTGTCTGTGCTCAGGTTTTCAACTGAATTTTAAGCGAAGATATCCCAATAAATGAAGCACATAAGAAATTTCTCCATCATCGCTCATATCGACCATGGTAAATCTACGCTCTCTGACCGTCTGATTCAGATCTGTGGCGGCCTCACCGCTCGTGAAATGGCTGCACAGGTTCTTGACTCTATGGATCTGGAGCGCGAGCGTGGCATTACCATTAAAGCCCAGAGCGTGACACTCGATTACCACGCGAAAGACGGCCAAACTTACCAGCTCAATTTCATCGATACCCCAGGCCACGTAGACTTCTCTTATGAAGTTTCCCGCTCACTGGCCGCCTGTGAAGGCGCGCTGCTGGTGGTGGATGCCGGTCAGGGTGTTGAAGCGCAGACACTGGCGAACTGCTATACCGCGATGGAGATGGATCTGGAAGTGGTGCCGGTTCTGAACAAAATTGACCTGCCAGCTGCCGATCCCGATCGTGCCGCGCAGGAAATTGAAGATATCGTCGGCATTGATGCAACGGATGCTGTGCGCTGCTCAGCCAAAACTGGCGTCGGCGTACCGGAAGTTCTGGAGCGCTTAGTGCGCGACATTCCGCCGCCGGAAGGCGATCCGGAAGGCCCGCTGCAGGCTCTGATTATCGACTCCTGGTTTGATAACTACCTGGGCGTGGTTTCACTGGTGCGTGTGAAAAACGGCACCATGCGCAAAGGCGACAAGATCAAAGTCCTGAGCACCGGCCAGGTTTATAACGCTGACCGTCTGGGTATCTTCACCCCGAAACGTGTCGATCGTAATGAACTGAACTGCGGTGAAGTCGGCTGGCTGGTCTGCGCCATCAAAGATATTCTCGGCGCACCGGTAGGCGATACCCTGACAACCGCGCGTAACCCGGCAGACAAAGCGCTGCCAGGCTTCAAAAAAGTGAAGCCACAGGTTTACGCCGGTCTGTTCCCAATCAGCTCTGACGACTACGAAGCCTTCCGTGACGCGCTCGGCAAGCTGAGCCTGAACGATGCCTCGCTGTTCTATGAGCCAGAAAGCTCAACGGCGCTGGGCTTTGGTTTCCGCTGCGGCTTCCTCGGTCTGCTGCACATGGAGATCATCCAGGAGCGTCTGGAGCGCGAATACGATCTCGACCTGATCACCACCGCACCGACGGTAGTGTATGAAGTCGTGACCACCAGTGGCGATATCGTTCATGTCGACAGCCCATCCAAGCTGCCTGCGCTGAACAATATCGAAGAGCTGCGTGAACCGATTGCAGAATGTCATATGCTGCTGCCGCAGGAGTATCTGGGCAACGTCATCACGCTCTGTATTGAGAAGCGTGGCGTGCAGACCAACATGGTCTACCACGGCAATCAGGTTGCCCTGACTTACGAAATTCCGATGGCAGAAGTGGTCCTCGACTTCTTCGACCGTCTGAAATCAACCTCGCGCGGTTATGCCTCGCTGGATTACAACTTTAAGCGTTTCCAGCCTTCAGACATGGTGCGCGTTGACGTACTGATTAACTCTGAACGCGTGGATGCGCTGGCGCTGATTACCCACCGCGACAACGCGCCTTATCGCGGCCGCGATCTGGTTGAGAAAATGAAAGAGCTCATCCCGCGTCAGCAGTTTGATATTGCGATTCAGGCGGCCATCGGCAACCACATTATCGCGCGTTCAACGGTTAAACAGCTGCGTAAAAACGTCCTCGCCAAATGTTATGGCGGTGACGTCAGCCGTAAGAAGAAACTGTTGCAGAAACAGAAAGATGGTAAGAAGCGAATGAAGCAGGTTGGTAACGTTGAGCTGCCACAGGAAGCGTTCCTCGCCATTCTGCATGTCGGTAAGGACAGCAAATAAGGATTTCCAATGGCTAATATGTTCGCCCTGATTCTGGCGATAGCGACGCTGATTACTGGCATCGTATGGGTAATTGATCGTTTCAAATGGGCACCCGCGCGTCGCGCGAAACAGGCTGAGGTGCAGGCCCAGACCGGTAACTCACTCGACAGCAAAACGCTGGCGAAGGTCGCTGCAAAGCCAGGCTGGGTTGAGACCACCGCGTCTGTATTCCCGGTGCTGGCTGTGGTGTTCATCGTGCGTTCGTTTATCTACGAACCATTCCAGATTCCTTCTGGCTCGATGATGCCAACGCTGCTGATTGGTGACTTTATCCTGGTGGAGAAATTCGCTTACGGTATCAAAGACCCGATTACCCAGACGACGCTGATCCCAACCGGTCTGCCGAAGCGCGGCGACATTGCGGTATTTAAATACCCGAAAGATCCGAGTCTGGATTACATTAAGCGCGTTATTGGTCTGCCTGGCGACAAAGTCATCTATGATCCTTACAGCAAAACGCTGACGGTGAAGCCGACCTGTAGCGATGATAAAGCCTGTGACACAGCGTTAGCGGTGACCTACACCGACGTTGAGCCAAGCAACTTTATTCAGACCTTTAGCGGCTTTGATGGCAACGAAACCGGCAACGGTTTCTATCAGGTGCCACAGGGCGATACCCTACGCGGTGGTCTGCGCCTGGCGACCCGCAAAGAGACGATTGGTAACGTGACGCATGACATTCTGCTGGTAAACGAAGCGCAGAGTCAGGCAGGCATGTATTATCAGCAGCCGGGTCAGCCGCAGTCGAGCTGGGTCGTGCCGAAAGGGCAATACTTCATGATGGGCGATAACCGTGATAACAGCGCCGACAGCCGCTACTGGGGCTTTGTCCCGGAGCGTAATCTGGTCGGTAAAGCGGTCGCTATCTGGATGAGCTTTGAGAAACAAGAAGGTCAGTGGCCAACCGGCGTGCGATTCAGTCGCATCGGCGGTATCCACTAATAATATTGTCTGATTAACAGGCAAATCGGGTGGCCTCCTCAGGGAGGCCACTGCACACCAAACGGAACGTGTTGGATTGCCAGCCCCGTTTGGTATGCAGAGTCACAGACGCAACAAAGAACTGGAATCGCATGAACCCCATCCTGATTAACAAGCTTCAGCGCAAACTGGGCTACACTTTTACTCATTCGGAACTGTTACAGCAGGCACTGACTCACCGCAGCGCCAGCAGTAAGCACAACGAACGCCTGGAATTTCTTGGCGATTCAATTCTTAGCTATGTGATTGCGAATGCCCTTTATCACCGCTTCCCGCGGGTGGATGAAGGTGACATGAGCCGCATGCGCGCCACGCTGGTGCGCGGCAATACGCTGGCTGAAATGGCCCGCGAATTTGATATTGGCGAGTGTCTGCGCTTAGGGCCAGGCGAGCTGAAAAGCGGCGGTTTCCGTCGTGAATCGATTCTTGCAGATACGGTGGAAGCGCTGATTGGCGGTATCTTCCTCGACAGCGGTATTGAGCGGGTAGAGCAGCTGATTCTCGACTGGTATCAGAGCCGTCTGGACGAAATCAGTCCTGGCGACAAACAAAAAGATCCGAAAACGCGTCTGCAGGAGTATCTGCAGGGACGTCATCTGCCGCTGCCAAGTTATCTGGTAGTGCAGGTGCGTGGCGAAGCCCACGATCAGGAATTCACCATTCACTGTCAGGTGAGTGGTATGGCCGAGCCGGTCGTCGGCGTCGGCTCCAGCCGTCGTAAAGCTGAGCAGGCAGCGGCTGAGCAGGCGCTGATAAAATTAGGTCTCGAATAGATCTGTCGGGGTGACAGGTGCCGGACGGCGCTGAATCAATCACCCTCTGTCAGTTCTATCACGGCGTCAGAAGACGCTGAATGACACATGACTCAAATAGCACTCTTTCAGCGCCGCATCAGGCGCTGAACAATTCAGGACTCGAATGAGCGAAAACGTTACTTATTGCGGCTTTGTCGCGATTGTTGGCCGACCAAACGTCGGTAAATCCACCTTACTGAACCAGTTACTGGGGCAGAAGGTGTCGATCACCTCGCGTAAGCCGCAAACCACGCGCCACCGCATCATGGGCATTCACACCGAGGGCGAATATCAGGCGATCTACGTCGATACCCCGGGTCTGCACATGGAAGAGAAGCGTGCCATTAACCGTCTGATGAACCGCGCAGCCAGCAGTTCGATTGGCGACGTAGAACTCGTGATCTTCGTCGTTGAAGGCACCCGCTGGACGCCAGATGATGAGATGGTGTTGGGCAAACTGCGCGACAACAAAGTGCCGGTTGTGCTGGCGATCAATAAGGTCGACAACATTCAGGATAAAAGCATCCTGCTGCCGCATCTGCAGTTCCTGAGCCAGCAGATGAACTTCCTGGACATCGTGCCTATCTCTGCTGAGAGCGGCAAAAACGTGGATACCATCGCGGCGATTACCCGCAAGCACCTGCCGCAGGCCGATCATCACTTCCCGGAAGATTACATCACCGACCGCTCACAGCGTTTCATGGCATCAGAGATGATCCGTGAAAAACTGATGCGCTTCCTGGGAGCTGAACTGCCTTACTCCGTCACAGTTGAGATCGAGCGCTTCGTCACCAACGAACGCGGCGGTTACGACATCCATGGTCTGATCCTGGTTGAGCGTGAAGGGCAGAAGAAGATGGTGATTGGCAACAAAGGCGCCAAAATCAAAGTCATCGGAACAGAAGCGCGCAGGGACATGGAAGAGATGTTCGAAGCGAAAGTGCATCTCGAACTGTGGGTGAAAGTGAAATCCGGCTGGGCAGATGACGAACGTGCACTGCGCAGCCTGGGTTATACAGACGATCTCTGATTCAATGGAAGGCTGGCAACGCGCCTTTGTGCTGCATAGTCGTCCCTACAGCGAAACCAGTCTGTTGCTCGACCTGTTCAGTGAAAGCGAAGGGCGGGTGCGGGTACTGGCTAAGGGCGCACGTTCGCGGCGCTCGAACCTGAAAGGCGCATTACAGCCTTTTACCCCGCTGCTGGTTCGCTGGAGCGGGCGCGGGGAAGTCAAAACCCTGCGCAACGCCGAAGCGGTGTCGCTGGCTTTACCGCTCAGCGGCATCACGCTTTACTGCGGTCTCTACGTCAATGAACTGGTCTCACGCGTATTGCAGCAGGAATCTCCCTTCCCGGAACTCTTCTTCGACTATCTCAACTGTCTTCAGGCCTTAGCCTCAACGCACGGCAAGCCCGAACCGGCACTGCGACGCTTTGAACTGGCGCTGCTCGGTCACCTGGGTTACGGCGTCGACTTCCTGCACTGCGCCGGCAGCGGCGAGCCGGTCAGCGACGACATGACTTACAGCTATCGTGAAGAGCGGGGTTTTATCGCCAGTCTGGTGGTGAATAATCGCAGCTTTACCGGCCGCGAGTTGCAGGCCCTGTGCGAGCGAGAGTTTCCCGACGCCGATACCCTGCGTGCCGCAAAGCGCTTTACCCGCATCGCCCTGAAGCCGTATCTTGGCGGCAAGCCGCTGAAAAGTCAGGAGCTGTTCCGCCAGTTTATCCCGAAGAAAAAGCCCGAACAGGCAGAAGAATAGCGCTGGTCGTACCGCCTGTTTATATTTGCGCGGTACACTCAACATCACGATGGAAAAGAAGTGAGGATGGTCATGGCTGAGTTGCTGTTAGGCGTCAATATCGATCACATTGCCACGGTGCGAAACGCGCGTGGGACAAACTATCCCGATCCGGTGCAGGCAGCGTTTATCGCCGAGCAGGCGGGCGCTGACGGTATTACCGTGCACCTGCGCGAAGATCGCCGTCACATCACCGATCGCGACGTGCGTATTCTGCGTGACACGATCCAGACGCGCATGAATCTGGAGATGGCGGTCACCGATGAGATGATCGGCATCGCCTGTGATATCCAGCCCCATTTCTGCTGCCTGGTGCCGGAAAAGCGTCAGGAAGTGACGACGGAAGGCGGACTGGATGTGGCGGGTCAGCAGGAGAAGATGAACGCGGCCGTGCGACTGCTGAAAGATGCCGGCATTCTGGTTTCGCTGTTTATCGATGCCGATCACCGCCAGATCGAAGCGGCCGTTGCCACCGGTGCGCCTTATATCGAAATCCACACCGGCGCGTATGCCGAGGCACCAGAAGGTCTGGCGCGTGACGCTGAGCTGGCGCGCATTCGCCATGCCGCGACCTTTGCCGCCAGCCTGGGGCTGAAGGTCAATGCCGGTCACGGTCTGACCTACCACAACGTGCTGCCGATTGCGGCGCTGCCGGAAATGCATGAGCTGAATATCGGCCATGCGATTATCGGTCGTGCGGTGATGAGTGGCCTGCCGGATGCGGTCAGAGAGATGAAACAGCTGATGCGTGAAGCCCGCCGCTGATGGCTATTCTCGGACTGGGGACGGACATCGTTGAGATTGAACGCATCGCCGGGGTGATAGAGCGCTCCGGCGATCGGCTGGCGCGTCGGGTACTGAGCGAAGCCGAATGGCAGCAGTATCAGGCGCACAAGCAGCCGGTGCGCTTTCTTTCCAAACGCTTTGCGGTGAAAGAGGCGGCAGCAAAAGCCTTTGGCACCGGCATTCGCGGTGGCCTGGCGTTCAATCAGTTTGAAGTTTACAACGATGCGCTGGGGAAACCGGGGTTACGCTTCTTTCAGCATGCCGCCGACGTGGCGGAAAAGCTGGGCGTTAAGCATGTCCACGTGACGCTGGCCGATGAGCGTCACTACGCCTGCGCCACGGTGATCATTGAAAGCTAGCCGTGCAGCAGCACGAACTTCTCCCACAGCGCATCGCGTGATTCGGTGTGCTGTGGGTCAATGATGATGGTGTTGTCGATGGGGCAGACCCGCTGACAGGTTGGCACTTCATAATGCCCGACGCATTCCGTGCAGCGGCTGACATCAATCTCATAGATCGCATCGCCCAGTGAAATCGCCTGGTTCGGGCACTCCGGTTCACACATATCGCAGTTAATGCATCTGGACGTAATCAACAGCGCCATTTTACCCACCTGATAACAACAGAAAAAGCGCGGGTATTATACGCGCTGCCGCTGATCAGACCAGCTTTTTCACCAGCGCTTCGCTGTGACGAATGTGGCTCGACGCACGCTCCGGATCGTGTTGCACCAGCGCCATAAACAGCAGATCGGTCAGTGCCAGCTGTGCCGTCGTTGAGGAGATCGCCGCGCTGCGGGTACTCTGCTCTTCGGCTACCGTATAAAGACAGTAACTGGCGCTCTGCTGCAGCGTATTCGGCGTAAAGCCGGTAAACGCCACCACATCTGCGCCCACCTGTACCGCTTCCTGCGCCGCCAGATTGATCTCCCGCCGCTCCCCGGTGTAAGAGATGGCGAGCAGCACATCGCCTGGCCCCATCGCCTGCACGCTGGCCAGCAGGGCATGCATATCCTGTTCTGCCACCGCATTAATGCCGATCTTCATCAGCTTCCAGGAGAAATCTTTCGCCACCAGGCCTGATGCGCCGATGCCCACCAGTAAAATGCGCCGGGCATTTTTCAGCAGCTGTAACACGTCGTTGAGCTTCTCTTCGCTATTAATGTCCAGCGTGGCGCGGATCGCCGAGAGCTTTTCTGTCAGCAGCTTTTCGCCCACCATCTTAAGCGGGTCGTCACTGAGAATATGGTTATGCACGGTAATGGCATCCTTGTCCGCCAGTGACTCACTCAGGGCCAGCTTAAGCGCCGGAAATCCTTTGTATCCCAGCTTCTGAGCAAACTTCACCACGCTCGACTGGCTGACGCCAGACTCTTCCGCCAGTTTCTGTGAACTCAGATGACGCGCCCGATCGGGTTGCGACAGTAAAAAATCCGCCAGCCGACGCTCGTTCAATGCCAGACGTGGATAAAGCTGGCGAATGCGCAGCAATGAACTCATGCCCAATCCTCGTAATTCAGGGATAATCAGTGAAGAATAAACTATTCATCAGGCATTGTAGTCATCGGAATTAAAAATGACAGTCATCGCCGTACCGCCTGATGATGGCTACACTACTCTTTATCATCCCAGAATCAGCCGTAAAGGAGAGTTGTTTGACCAGGGGAACACAACGTCGCATCGTATTTTTTGACCTGGATGGCACTTTGCACCAGCAGGACATGTTCGGCACCTTTATGCGCTATCTGCTGCGTCGCCGGCCGCTGAATCTGCTGCTGGTGGTGCCACTCTTGCCAGTGGTCGGCATTGGCCTGCTGTTTAAAGGCCGGGCGGCACGCTGGCCCATGAGTCTGCTGCTCTGGTCCATCACCTTTGGCCGCTCTGAGCGGACACTGCTGCGCCTCGAAGCGGAGTTTGCGGAGTGGTTCCGCCTGCGCGTCAAAGCGTTTCCGGTGGTGCAGCAGCGCCTGACCGATTACCTCGGCAGTGATGACGCTGACGTGTGGTTGATCACCGGATCGCCACAGTCGCTGGTGGAGCAGGTCTATCATGACTCCGCCTTTCTGCCGCGCGTGAAGCTGATAGCCAGCCAGATGCAGCGCGGCTGGGGCGGACGGGTGCTGGCGATGCGCTGCCTCGGCCATGAGAAAGTCGCGCAGCTGGAAGAGAAAATCGGCACGCCATTACAGCTTTACAGCGGCTACAGCGACAGCAAACAGGACAACCCGCTGCTGTTCTTCTGTCAGCATCGCTGGCGCGTGACCCCGGCGGGTGAGCTGCAACAGCTGGAATAAGTTTTTAAAGGCTCGGTGAGACCGCTATAATGCGCCGCTTTTCAGTCGCCCGGAGTGGTCAGCGTGAAACAACAAGATGAATACTGGATGCGCCATGCGCTTGGCCTGGCGCGCCGGGCCTGGGAGCAGGGCGAAGTGCCGGTGGGTGCGGTGCTGGTTCAGAACGACCGGGTGATTGGCGAAGGCTGGAACCGGCCCATCGGCCAGCACGATCCGACGGCGCATGCCGAGATCATGGCCCTGCGCCAGGGCGGTAAAGTGCTGGAAAATTATCGCCTGCTGGATACCACGCTTTATGTGACGCTGGAGCCGTGCGTGATGTGCGCCGGAGCTATGGTGCACAGCCGCATCACGCGACTGGTCTATGGTGCGCACGACATCAAAAGTGGGGCGGCGGGATCGCTGCTGGATGTGCTGGGCCATCCCGGCATGAATCATCAGGTTGAACTGCATAGCGGCGTGCTGGCTGAAGAGTGTGCCGCCATGCTGAGCGACTTCTTCCGTATGCGTCGCGAGCAGAAAAAAGCGCTGCGTCAGGCGCAGCGCCAGAGTTAGTTCATCGCAATCTTCGGCTCAACGGCCGGATAGCCCTTCGCCAGTTCGGCCTGGGCTTCCGCCTGCTGCGTCAGACGCTTCTCCTGCTCCTGCAGATAGCCCACCAGGCTTATCTGATACTTGCGGATATTCTCCACGTAGTTATAGGCTTCATGCCCACGAGCGTAGCCATACGTCGTCTGGGTGTAGTAACGCTTCTGACTCAGCATCGGCAGACGCAGCTTCACATCCGCCCAGCTGTCTGGGTCACCGCCCTGGCGCGCCGTCAGCTTGCGGACGTCGAGCATATGGGCATAACCCATGTTATACGCCGCCAGCGCAAACCAGATGCGCTCATCTTCCGGGATGCTCTGCGGCACCTTCGCCATCATATCCTGCAGATACTGACTGCCGCCGCGAATGCTCTGTTCGGGATCGGTCCGGTCACCCACATCCAGACTCTCAGCTGTGTTACGCGTCAGCATCATCATGCCGCGCACGCCAGTAGGGGAGGTGGCCTGCGGATTCCAGTGCGACTCCTGATAGGAGATCGCGGCCAGCAGTCGCCAGTCAATGCTGGTGGCGTACTTCTCAAACAGCGGCTTGATGTCAGGCAGCGTGCTGTCGATGGCGCGCAGGAAAGTGCGGGTATCGACATAATCAAAGGTGCCGACGTGGCCGAGATATTTCTCCTCCAGCCGCGCCATCGCGCCTTCTTCACCCATCCCATTAAAGAAGTCGAGCATCGCCGCATTCAGGCTGTCATCATCGCTGTGGCGCACATACCAGGTCACCGGCTCTTCATCGGTGACGTCGAACGCGACCGCCAGCTGTGGATAGACGCGCTGCAACAGGGCGATGGTGACGGAGTCGCCAATGGTGTAATCGAGCTTACCGTCGGCTACCGCTTCCAGCAGGGCTTTCGGACTCTGATCGGTGGAGATCGCCCAGTCCAGATCGGGAAACTGACTGGAACGCGCGCTCTTCAGCGTTGAGAGGTAAGCCGATCCCGACGCAACCGTCAGCCGCCCCTTTAAGTCACCGAGGTTTTTAGGGCGCGGTTTATCCACGCGATAGACCAGCTGCTGCGAAACATTGTAGTAACCTGGCCCGGTCTGATAGCGCGTCAGGCGTTCATTGTTGTAGTTCAGGCCAGCGGCCAGCAAATCGGCTTTGCCATCGTCAAGGTCATCAAACAGATCGCTCAGGTTAGGACGCACCGTCACCTTCAGTTTGACGCCCAGATAATCGGCGAAGCGTTTTGCCAGCTCATAATCCATCCCGGCCGGTAACTGGTTCACTGTGTAGTAAGTCAATGGGGAGTTGATGGTACTGACACGCAGCACTCCCCGCGATTTGATCTGTGAAATCTGGTCCTGCCCACCCCCATACCAGGGAATGGATGGCCACAGCGCTAACGCTAACAGCACGG
This genomic window from Pantoea sp. Lij88 contains:
- the yfhb gene encoding phosphatidylglycerophosphatase C; the protein is MTRGTQRRIVFFDLDGTLHQQDMFGTFMRYLLRRRPLNLLLVVPLLPVVGIGLLFKGRAARWPMSLLLWSITFGRSERTLLRLEAEFAEWFRLRVKAFPVVQQRLTDYLGSDDADVWLITGSPQSLVEQVYHDSAFLPRVKLIASQMQRGWGGRVLAMRCLGHEKVAQLEEKIGTPLQLYSGYSDSKQDNPLLFFCQHRWRVTPAGELQQLE
- the era gene encoding GTPase Era, yielding MSENVTYCGFVAIVGRPNVGKSTLLNQLLGQKVSITSRKPQTTRHRIMGIHTEGEYQAIYVDTPGLHMEEKRAINRLMNRAASSSIGDVELVIFVVEGTRWTPDDEMVLGKLRDNKVPVVLAINKVDNIQDKSILLPHLQFLSQQMNFLDIVPISAESGKNVDTIAAITRKHLPQADHHFPEDYITDRSQRFMASEMIREKLMRFLGAELPYSVTVEIERFVTNERGGYDIHGLILVEREGQKKMVIGNKGAKIKVIGTEARRDMEEMFEAKVHLELWVKVKSGWADDERALRSLGYTDDL
- the rseC gene encoding SoxR-reducing system protein RseC, with translation MMREWATVVAWQDGIATLHTEAKTSCNSCQARKGCGSHMLNKLGPKNAHVMQIASSKPLQPGQRIELGIKESSLLGSALLVYMTPLSGLFVVAGLFQSLFNSDLAAACGALLGGIGGFIVAKGVSMKFGDREAFQPVILSIALPPDALRVESEA
- a CDS encoding MurR/RpiR family transcriptional regulator; the encoded protein is MSSLLRIRQLYPRLALNERRLADFLLSQPDRARHLSSQKLAEESGVSQSSVVKFAQKLGYKGFPALKLALSESLADKDAITVHNHILSDDPLKMVGEKLLTEKLSAIRATLDINSEEKLNDVLQLLKNARRILLVGIGASGLVAKDFSWKLMKIGINAVAEQDMHALLASVQAMGPGDVLLAISYTGERREINLAAQEAVQVGADVVAFTGFTPNTLQQSASYCLYTVAEEQSTRSAAISSTTAQLALTDLLFMALVQHDPERASSHIRHSEALVKKLV
- the lepA gene encoding translation elongation factor 4; its protein translation is MKHIRNFSIIAHIDHGKSTLSDRLIQICGGLTAREMAAQVLDSMDLERERGITIKAQSVTLDYHAKDGQTYQLNFIDTPGHVDFSYEVSRSLAACEGALLVVDAGQGVEAQTLANCYTAMEMDLEVVPVLNKIDLPAADPDRAAQEIEDIVGIDATDAVRCSAKTGVGVPEVLERLVRDIPPPEGDPEGPLQALIIDSWFDNYLGVVSLVRVKNGTMRKGDKIKVLSTGQVYNADRLGIFTPKRVDRNELNCGEVGWLVCAIKDILGAPVGDTLTTARNPADKALPGFKKVKPQVYAGLFPISSDDYEAFRDALGKLSLNDASLFYEPESSTALGFGFRCGFLGLLHMEIIQERLEREYDLDLITTAPTVVYEVVTTSGDIVHVDSPSKLPALNNIEELREPIAECHMLLPQEYLGNVITLCIEKRGVQTNMVYHGNQVALTYEIPMAEVVLDFFDRLKSTSRGYASLDYNFKRFQPSDMVRVDVLINSERVDALALITHRDNAPYRGRDLVEKMKELIPRQQFDIAIQAAIGNHIIARSTVKQLRKNVLAKCYGGDVSRKKKLLQKQKDGKKRMKQVGNVELPQEAFLAILHVGKDSK
- the lepB gene encoding signal peptidase I, encoding MANMFALILAIATLITGIVWVIDRFKWAPARRAKQAEVQAQTGNSLDSKTLAKVAAKPGWVETTASVFPVLAVVFIVRSFIYEPFQIPSGSMMPTLLIGDFILVEKFAYGIKDPITQTTLIPTGLPKRGDIAVFKYPKDPSLDYIKRVIGLPGDKVIYDPYSKTLTVKPTCSDDKACDTALAVTYTDVEPSNFIQTFSGFDGNETGNGFYQVPQGDTLRGGLRLATRKETIGNVTHDILLVNEAQSQAGMYYQQPGQPQSSWVVPKGQYFMMGDNRDNSADSRYWGFVPERNLVGKAVAIWMSFEKQEGQWPTGVRFSRIGGIH
- the mltF gene encoding membrane-bound lytic murein transglycosylase MltF — encoded protein: MKRLKFNYLFIGLVAVLLALALWPSIPWYGGGQDQISQIKSRGVLRVSTINSPLTYYTVNQLPAGMDYELAKRFADYLGVKLKVTVRPNLSDLFDDLDDGKADLLAAGLNYNNERLTRYQTGPGYYNVSQQLVYRVDKPRPKNLGDLKGRLTVASGSAYLSTLKSARSSQFPDLDWAISTDQSPKALLEAVADGKLDYTIGDSVTIALLQRVYPQLAVAFDVTDEEPVTWYVRHSDDDSLNAAMLDFFNGMGEEGAMARLEEKYLGHVGTFDYVDTRTFLRAIDSTLPDIKPLFEKYATSIDWRLLAAISYQESHWNPQATSPTGVRGMMMLTRNTAESLDVGDRTDPEQSIRGGSQYLQDMMAKVPQSIPEDERIWFALAAYNMGYAHMLDVRKLTARQGGDPDSWADVKLRLPMLSQKRYYTQTTYGYARGHEAYNYVENIRKYQISLVGYLQEQEKRLTQQAEAQAELAKGYPAVEPKIAMN
- the acpS gene encoding holo-ACP synthase — translated: MAILGLGTDIVEIERIAGVIERSGDRLARRVLSEAEWQQYQAHKQPVRFLSKRFAVKEAAAKAFGTGIRGGLAFNQFEVYNDALGKPGLRFFQHAADVAEKLGVKHVHVTLADERHYACATVIIES
- the tadA gene encoding tRNA adenosine(34) deaminase TadA, which produces MRHALGLARRAWEQGEVPVGAVLVQNDRVIGEGWNRPIGQHDPTAHAEIMALRQGGKVLENYRLLDTTLYVTLEPCVMCAGAMVHSRITRLVYGAHDIKSGAAGSLLDVLGHPGMNHQVELHSGVLAEECAAMLSDFFRMRREQKKALRQAQRQS
- the rnc gene encoding ribonuclease III, which codes for MNPILINKLQRKLGYTFTHSELLQQALTHRSASSKHNERLEFLGDSILSYVIANALYHRFPRVDEGDMSRMRATLVRGNTLAEMAREFDIGECLRLGPGELKSGGFRRESILADTVEALIGGIFLDSGIERVEQLILDWYQSRLDEISPGDKQKDPKTRLQEYLQGRHLPLPSYLVVQVRGEAHDQEFTIHCQVSGMAEPVVGVGSSRRKAEQAAAEQALIKLGLE
- the pdxJ gene encoding pyridoxine 5'-phosphate synthase, which gives rise to MAELLLGVNIDHIATVRNARGTNYPDPVQAAFIAEQAGADGITVHLREDRRHITDRDVRILRDTIQTRMNLEMAVTDEMIGIACDIQPHFCCLVPEKRQEVTTEGGLDVAGQQEKMNAAVRLLKDAGILVSLFIDADHRQIEAAVATGAPYIEIHTGAYAEAPEGLARDAELARIRHAATFAASLGLKVNAGHGLTYHNVLPIAALPEMHELNIGHAIIGRAVMSGLPDAVREMKQLMREARR
- a CDS encoding YfhL family 4Fe-4S dicluster ferredoxin; this encodes MALLITSRCINCDMCEPECPNQAISLGDAIYEIDVSRCTECVGHYEVPTCQRVCPIDNTIIIDPQHTESRDALWEKFVLLHG
- the recO gene encoding DNA repair protein RecO; the encoded protein is MEGWQRAFVLHSRPYSETSLLLDLFSESEGRVRVLAKGARSRRSNLKGALQPFTPLLVRWSGRGEVKTLRNAEAVSLALPLSGITLYCGLYVNELVSRVLQQESPFPELFFDYLNCLQALASTHGKPEPALRRFELALLGHLGYGVDFLHCAGSGEPVSDDMTYSYREERGFIASLVVNNRSFTGRELQALCEREFPDADTLRAAKRFTRIALKPYLGGKPLKSQELFRQFIPKKKPEQAEE